A DNA window from Hordeum vulgare subsp. vulgare chromosome 1H, MorexV3_pseudomolecules_assembly, whole genome shotgun sequence contains the following coding sequences:
- the LOC123418043 gene encoding protein AGENET DOMAIN (AGD)-CONTAINING P1-like, whose protein sequence is MRSPRLRRQPAPAPSRSPDPAEPTEVFPVGEAVEVLPDEGAYRGAHLPAVIARFDPDLCSYAVEYDALAVSGASGRALPETVPASQVRPRPPPAASSPPAEHAPVDALRDGAWWLGVALLGGDRADGKVAVCFPATREEAEFDEADVRAHLERVAGEWRSPEDMETSKRTLYAKGTQIEVARLEADSVVAWFPAIVAKTIWKNNLLVEYPYWKGSELCNEIVDIKHIRPCPPRASVISFCVNDDVEGFQDDGWWPGKITEIHPKLTYTFKLATSGKKAQLHQNKLRLRYDWTDNQWKQVAQNLSGTNFTGGDRVEVSSDEEGFHGAWFEGTVVKSVGHKFLVEYDALKDDDETTPLKETIGEEHIRPSPPAIPVTNGFKVLDEIDAYTNDGWWVGVISEVLSDQKYKVYFKAYKEQNEFELEQLRRHCDWVGGRWMQASPALEM, encoded by the exons ATGCGGTCGCCGAGGCTCCGCCGCCAGCCGGCGCCGGCACCTTCGCGGTCACCGGATCCGGCGGAGCCCACGGAGGTCTTCCCCGTAGGCGAGGCGGTGGAGGTGCTGCCGGACGAGGGAGCCTACCGCGGGGCCCACCTCCCCGCCGTCATCGCGCGCTTCGACCCCGACCTCTGCAGCTACGCGGTCGAGTACGACGCCCTCGCCGTCTCAGGGGCCTCCGGCCGCGCGCTCCCGGAGACCGTGCCCGCGTCGCAGGTCCGGCCGCGCCCGCCGCCGGCGGCGTCCTCTCCACCCGCGGAGCACGCCCCCGTGGATGCGCTCCGAGACGGCGCGTGGTGGCTCGGCGTTGCCCTCCTCGGCGGGGACCGGGCGGACGGGAAGGTCGCGGTTTGCTTCCCGGCGACGAGGGAGGAGGCGGAGTTCGACGAGGCCGATGTCAGGGCCCACCTCGAGCGGGTCGCCGGCGAGTGGCGCTCCCCCGAGGACATG GAGACATCCAAGAGAACGCTGTATGCTAAAGGCACACAAATAGAAGTTGCCAGGTTGGAAGCTGATTCTGTTGTCGCTTGGTTCCCTGCAATTGTTGCAAAGACTATCTGGAAAAATAACCTCTTGGTGGAGTACCCTTACTGGAAGGGTAGTGAACTGTGCAATGAGATTGTCGATATCAAGCACATCAGACCTTGTCCGCCACGTGCATCAGTTATTAGTTTCTGCGTCAATGATGATGTTGAAGGCTTCCAAGATGATGGCTGGTGGCCAGGGAAGATCACTGAGATTCATCCCAAGTTAACGTATACATTTAAGTTAGCAACTTCAGGAAAGAAGGCCCAGTTACACCAGAACAAACTGAGGCTTCGATATGACTGGACTGATAACCAATGGAAGCAAGTTGCACAG AATCTGTCAGGAACAAATTTCACAGGAGGTGACAGGGTTGAAGTGAGCAGTGACGAGGAAGGTTTCCATGGAGCATGGTTCGAGGGGACGGTTGTCAAATCCGTCGGACACAAATTCCTTGTGGAGTACGACGCGctgaaggacgacgacgagaccACGCCTCTGAAAGAAACCATAGGGGAGGAGCACATCAGGCCCTCCCCTCCGGCTATCCCTGTCACCAATGGTTTCAAGGTCCTTGATGAGATCGACGCCTACACCAACGATGGGTGGTGGGTCGGTGTGATATCCGAGGTCCTCAGCGACCAGAAGTACAAGGTTTACTTCAAGGCTTACAAGGAGCAGAATGAGTTTGAGCTCGAGCAGCTGAGGCGTCACTGCGATTGGGTGGGGGGAAGGTGGATGCAGGCTTCCCCG GCATTGGAGATGTGA